One window from the genome of Elaeis guineensis isolate ETL-2024a chromosome 5, EG11, whole genome shotgun sequence encodes:
- the LOC105045591 gene encoding uncharacterized protein, with product MLVHKYELFKMAHDESITEMFTRFTDIINDLKSLDKSYTNSELVRKILRSLPRTWEAKVTAIQEAKDLNILPLEELLRSLMTHELSMKQHQEEEVKKKRTIALKSTAPPDEETDDTEDEEQDEEMPLITRRFKKFLKKKKQGMRKRSFTKGEQSKEKEKDQPLICYEYKKPGHFKSECPQLKKGPKKYKKKAMMATWSASDDSSSEEENSTEQANLCLMAHENEVIFEIPSDFTFEELHEAFYDLVDELKKLGMKNKDLKSKNQSLLKQNECILIEKSILLQENQSLKDEIVKLKPLVEKFTLSSNKLNMILENQKAVYDKAGLGYNPLKKQKYLKNIYVNFLSNKSSNITCFKCGRVGHKSYTCFSNKSANSNIKKIWVPKRTIMTNQKGSKKAWVPKTKI from the coding sequence atgcttgtgcataaatatgaattgtttaaaatggcgcatgatgagtcaataactgaaatgtttactcgttttactgatattataaatgatttaaagagtcttgataagtcctatactaacagtgagcttgtaagaaagattctcaggtccttaccaagaacttgggaagccaaagtgaccgccatccaagaagccaaggacttgaacattctacccttggaagagcttcttagatcattgatgactcatgagctaagcatgaagcaacatcaagaggaagaagtcaaaaagaaaagaacaattgccctcaaatccacagctccaccagatgaagaaactgatgacactgaagatgaagaacaggatgaagaaatgccactcattacccgaagattcaagaaatttttgaaaaaaaagaaacaagggatgaggaagaggtcattcacaaaaggggaacagagcaaagaaaaagagaaagaccaaccccttatctgctacgaatacaagaagccgggacacttcaagtccgaatgcccacaactgaagaagggtcccaagaagtataagaagaaggccatgatggccacttggagtgcgagtgatgactcaagctccgaagaggaaaattctaccgaacaagccaacctgtgccttatggcacacgaaaatgaggtaattttcgaaattcctagtgactttacatttgaagaattacatgaagctttttatgatttagttgatgaattaaagaaactagggatgaagaacaaagatctaaaatcgaaaaatcaatctttattgaaacaaaatgaatgtattttaattgaaaaatccatcctgcttcaagaaaatcaaagtttaaaggatgaaattgtcaagttaaaaccattagttgaaaaattcaccttgagttcaaataaacttaatatgattcttgaaaatcaaaaggccgtgtatgataaggctggacttggctataaccccttgaagaaacaaaaatatctgaaaaatatttatgtaaactttttaagtaacaagtcttctaatattacttgcttcaaatgtggtagagtaggacataagtcatacacttgcttctctaacaagtctgcaaattcaaatataaagaaaatatgggttccaaaaagaaccattatgactaaccaaaaaggatccaagaaagcttgggtacctaaaacaaaaatttga